In Thermithiobacillus plumbiphilus, the DNA window TCAATGGTGAGCGTGCGCAGGCGTACCAGGCCGCCCAGATGCCGGCGGATCAGGGCCGCCAGCCAGCGCTGATGACAGCCATCGGCAAAGATGTCGCACTTTTCTTCTTCGTGCAGGTTGGCCCGCTTCAACTGGAAGGCCTCGCGCAAGACCTGCTGCGCCTCGATCGGGTCCTGCAGTTCGCGGATGATCGCGCCTTCCCGCAGGATGCGCCGATGACGATAGCAACTGCGCGGATGGGCGTCGCGCAGGCGGGCGAGATCGAGGCGTGCGGTGTGCAGCAGTGGCATGGCGCTGAAATCGCTGCGACTGACCGGGCAGTCCAGCAGGCCGGACAAGGCCGTGATGCGGGCATGGGGCAAGGCGGCATCCACCTGCAGGCGCGAGCAGCCGAGCAGTTGCAGGGCACGGGTCAAGCCGGCATGCGGGATTTCGCCCTGGGCCAAAAGGTCCAACTGGTCGCAAGCGCCGGCCCCGAGTACGCGCAGGCAGCTTTCATCATCCTTTTCATCCCGGTAGAGCGGCAGGATGGCCTCTCCCCGGGGCTGGCGCACATGGATGATGGCGAGCGATTTTCCCTTCCCGAAGGCACGCCACCACAGCAGCGCCAGGTCATAGCGCTGGAACAGCCCGCTGTTGCGCTGCAGGCGCTCCCAGTCCGGGCGAATCGCCGGCCAGGCATGGCGATCATGCAGGATGCGGATCATGCGGCGGCAATCGGGCTGGGCTTCGCGAGGCTGGCGACGGCGGCGCGGTAGCCCTCCGGCGTACCGACGTCGTGATAGCGTTCGCCGGCGCGCACGCCCAGCGCGGATCCGCCCCGCTGCAGATAGGCGTTGACCAGCGTGCCGATATAGGTGTCGCCCCGGTCCGGCTCGCGCCAGAGCGCGTGCAGTGCCTGGAAGGTG includes these proteins:
- a CDS encoding GNAT family N-acetyltransferase, whose amino-acid sequence is MIRILHDRHAWPAIRPDWERLQRNSGLFQRYDLALLWWRAFGKGKSLAIIHVRQPRGEAILPLYRDEKDDESCLRVLGAGACDQLDLLAQGEIPHAGLTRALQLLGCSRLQVDAALPHARITALSGLLDCPVSRSDFSAMPLLHTARLDLARLRDAHPRSCYRHRRILREGAIIRELQDPIEAQQVLREAFQLKRANLHEEEKCDIFADGCHQRWLAALIRRHLGGLVRLRTLTIEGQLVAAVLYFAQARAWNLYFTVYDKDFARLSPGVALLWDILESAASSGIPLVNFLTGEQWYKLRWHDDTQALIRLDADLTSLGTPLPAQA